A single genomic interval of Electrophorus electricus isolate fEleEle1 chromosome 2, fEleEle1.pri, whole genome shotgun sequence harbors:
- the LOC113573145 gene encoding genetic suppressor element 1-like isoform X1 codes for MDCHWGAWTPLLLGMSHEPKSPSLGMISTATRTTATISPLTPSPINGVVLANGNPASQSAHSGFAAALRKLAKQAEEPRGSASISGESSPVSSPATNHSSPVGTPKRGPLGSGAGLGALPGAHSVSSTPPVVTIAPTKTVNGLWRSEGRQAEAVLRGAGRGRLASDPPTSAQDKSTTSLPPHLVGAAFPFGLSPSAVMQDPRLQALNLSRQVPHVLQSGAVPEEYLRSGFRPYGSAEELRVSSLPLGLDPGTAAYFHSGYLSHPTLSAYRMDESLCLSALRSPYYQLPAGGALPSLHPSAAHLHLPGVRYPADLTHQSLSALQTERLQMEDNLRQRERERERDKERALEAEREREREKERERERERELERQKERAKEREAQVVRAMEKNCRRQELHTLSPRQHGEDRAKLGDRLTAHRAEKTKEASALAPQPLQPGVYPLVCGPAPQHAPYPSPSPLLSPCGCLGPGGGAVQGSLAATLFQRRGEEERWMARPQRLRAETEDRPGPAPEPRQHGPELGAEPREAHRNGQRSNSHHLDMSVRDLPHHLGAPPPLISPRPSQRDHPPNPPTTLWNPASLIDSPSHTRRGYDPPNRAPPGLMKPERSEEGHRRPECPERGPPPRTHALLEPGAFLTDMEKSTQSILNQRRASLCVSGPCGEPRGPKRAGSPIRATLQSPGRATESGMVYDQALQQHRKLLSKLDLEEKRRREARDKGYYHNDSSDESDEEEMRAHLQRVAKQPPLKLDQSKKKLDFLSVFGLTTLSQRDKLLERKRRKRRRMMKERSPSPGPAQGKRQTPWTAARPLTTRYSPEEMDRGPELEDKKHFLNMFNLNHVSTEQRIEKEKVVNLLNAIKQKAVTLDTLRYATDTPCSSPPVASDLAVRSTPCQSNGVTCPDSPRPPSTPGPHRPLHPDLHRPPSEPPHPKEPPPLAPLHSQAHYGEAHPNRRPPGLQANGRPAPGAPRERGPVPNGLSSGARPWESLSAEEFAQHFHQSVLQSTQKSKQKHKGVPGLAESNHKVNNSMRYNPPDHQGPPSRLPYSYTNGHSCYSPAHRGPSGLSDEHSAEEESSEEDNNDEEESYSPKWKGIEAIFEAYQEYAAERSLESEVLQTECRRLEAQHYHLSVTADQLSVSMGELLAQRQRLALERERMHAQLEHFRRCLVLPTGHLRRGHYKGLPPR; via the exons GCATGAGCCATGAGCCAAAGTCGCCATCATTAGGCATGATCTCCACGGCAACGCGCACCACAGCAACCATCAGCCCTCTCACCCCATCCCCCATCAACGGAGTGGTGTTGGCCAATGGAAACCCGGCGTCCCAGTCCGCGCACTCTGGATTTGCTGCCGCTCTCCGTAAACTGGCCAAGCAGGCGGAAGAACCCCGAG GCTCAGCTTCCATCAGTGGTGAGTCATCACCTGTTTCTTCCCCGGCCACCAATCACAGTTCTCCTGTGGGCACGCCCAAGCGGGGTCCCCTGGGGTCAGGGGCGGGGTTAGGGGCTCTCCCCGGGGCCCACAGTGTGTCCAGCACCCCACCCGTGGTCACCATCGCCCCCACCAAAACCGTCAATGGGCTTTGGAGGAGTGAGgggagacag GCTGAAGCTGTACTGAGAGGAGCCGGACGAGGGCGTCTGGCCTCGGACCCGCCCACGTCTGCCCAGGACAAGAgcaccacctctctccctcctcacctGGTGGGGGCGGCCTTCCCTTTTGGCCTGAGCCCCAGTGCAGTGATGCAGGACCCTCGTCTGCAAGCCCTTAA TTTGTCACGACAGGTGCCTCACGTCCTGCAGTCGGGGGCGGTGCCAGAGGAATACCTGCGCAGTGGGTTCCGCCCCTACGGCTCTGCCGAGGAGCTGCGTGTGTCCTCGCTCCCCCTAGGGCTGGACCCTGGTACTGCAGCTTACTTCCACTCAGGATATCTCTCTCACCCCACGCTTTCTGCCTACAG AATGGATGAGTCCCTCTGTTTATCTGCCCTGCGGTCACCCTACTACCAGCTGCCAGCGGGGGGAGCCTTgccatctctccatccttctgcGGCCCACCTCCACTTGCCAGGGGTGCGCTACCCAGCAGACCTTACCCATCAGTCCCTGTCTGCCCTGCAGACTGAGAg GCTGCAGATGGAAGACAATCTTCGCCAGCGTGAGAGGGAAAGGGAGCGAGATAAGGAGAGAGCTCTCGAGGCTGAGCGAGAACGGGaacgagagaaggagagagagagggagagagagagggagctggaacgacaaaaagagagagcgaaagagcgAGAGGCCCAAGTGGTGCGGGCGATGGAGAAGAACTGTAGGAGGCAGGAGCTGCACACCCTGTCTCCCAGACAGCACGGCGAGGACAGAGCCAAGCTGGGGGACAGACTGACAGCACACCGTGCAG AGAAGACCAAAGAGGCCTCAGCTCTGGCTCCTCAGCCCCTGCAGCCTGGTGTGTATCCGTTGGTGTGTGGCCCCGCCCCCCAACACGCCCCCTACCCCTCACCCAGCCCGCTGCTCTCTCCGTGCGGTTGCTTGGGGCCCGGCGGCGGGGCCGTGCAGGGCTCACTGGCCGCCACGCTGTTCCAGCGCCGcggggaggaggagaggtggatgGCCAGGCCGCAGAGGCTCCGCGCCGAAACCGAGGACAGGCCGGGCCCCGCGCCCGAACCCCGACAGCACGGCCCGGAGCTGGGCGCCGAGCCCCGGGAGGCGCACAGGAACGGGCAGAG ATCTAACTCACACCACCTGGACATGAGTGTCAGAGACCTACCTCACCACTTGGGGGCACcacctcctctcatctcccccaGACCCAGCCAGCGAGACCACCCTCCTAATCCTCCCACCACTCTGTGGAACCCTGCCTCCCTCATCGACTCTCCCTCGCACACACGTCGAGGGTACGACCCGCCGAACCGCGCTCCCCCGGGGCTAATGAAGCCTGAGCGGAGCGAGGAGGGGCACAGGAGGCCAGAGTGCCCAGAGAGAGGCCCTCCTCCACGTACACATGCCCTCCTCGAACCTGGTGCCTTCCTCACGGATATGGAGAAGTCGACGCAGAGCATTCTGAACCAGCGGAgggcctctctctgtgtctctggccCCTGCGGAGAGCCCCGGGGCCCTAAAAGAGCAGGCTCTCCCATCAGGGCCACCCTGCAGAGCCCTGGTCGCGCCACGGAGTCCGGGATGGTGTACGACCAGGCACTGCAGCAGCACAGGAAACTCCTTAGCAAGCTGGACTTGGAGGAGAAGAGACGTAGGGAGGCCAGAGACAAGG GTTATTATCACAACGACTCCTCTGATGAGAGCGATGAAGAGGAGATGCGAGCCCACCTCCAGAGAGTGGCGAAGCAGCCCCCTCTCAAACTGGACCAGTCGAAGAAG AAACTGGACTTCCTGAGCGTGTTCGGCCTCACCACTCTCTCCCAACGCGACAAGCTactggagaggaagaggaggaagaggaggaggatgatgaaggAGCGCAGCCCCTCCCCAGGGCCAGCGCAGGGCAAGCGTCAGACACCTTGGACGGCTGCCCGCCCCCTCACCACGCGCTACTCTCCCGAAGAGATGGACAGGGGGCCCGAATTAGAGGACAAGAAACACTTCCTCAATATGTTCAACCTCAACCATGTCAGCACAGAGCAAAGGATAG agaaagagaaagtagTAAATTTGCTAAATGCCATTAAACAGAAAGCGGTGACTCTCGACACACTGCGATatgccacagacacaccctgCTCCAGTCCCCCTGTAGCTTCTG ATCTTGCGGTGCGTTCCACTCCCTGCCAGTCGAATGGCGTGACCTGCCCAGATTCGCCGCGGCCCCCCTCGACACCCGGTCCTCACAGGCCCCTGCACCCTGACCTCCACAGACCCCCATCTGAGCCTCCACACCCTAAAGAGCCTCCTCCACTAGCCCCTCTCCACAGCCAGGCTCACTATGGAGAGGCTCACCCCAACAGGAGGCCCCCTGGCCTGCAGGCCAACGGCAGGCCCGCCCCCGGCGCGCCCAGGGAGCGCGGCCCCGTGCCAAACGGACTGAGCAGCGGGGCCCGGCCCTGGGAGAGCCTCAGCGCTGAGGAGTTCGCCCAGCACTTCCACCAATCCGTGCTGCAGTCCACGCAGAAATCCAAGCAGAAGCACAAAG GTGTCCCTGGACTGGCTGAGTCCAACCATAAGGTTAACAACTCCATGCGCTATAACCCTCCAGACCACCAGGGGCCACCGAGCAGGTTGCCTTACTCTTACACCAACGGCCACTCCTGCTACTCCCCAGCCCACCGTGGGCCTTCAGGGTTGAGTGACGAGCACTCTGCTGAGGAAGAGTCCAGCGAGGAAGACAACAATGACGAAGAAGAGTCTTACAGTCCCAAATGGAAGGGTATCGAGGCCATATTCGAAGCATATCAGGAGTACGCAGCTG AGAGAAGTCTAGAGAGTGAGGTTCTGCAGACCGAGTGCAGGAGGCTGGAAGCTCAACACTATCATCTGAGTGTGACAGCCGATCAGCTCTCTGTCAGTATGGGG GAGCTGTTGGCGCAGAGGCAGAGGCTGGCActggagagagagcgcatgcaCGCTCAACTCGAGCACTTCCGGAGGTGCTTGGTACTGCCCACAGGGCACTTGCGCAGGGGCCACTATAAGGGACTTCCCCCGAGGTGA
- the LOC113573145 gene encoding genetic suppressor element 1-like isoform X2: protein MFGLKPPLYYLSGMSHEPKSPSLGMISTATRTTATISPLTPSPINGVVLANGNPASQSAHSGFAAALRKLAKQAEEPRGSASISGESSPVSSPATNHSSPVGTPKRGPLGSGAGLGALPGAHSVSSTPPVVTIAPTKTVNGLWRSEGRQAEAVLRGAGRGRLASDPPTSAQDKSTTSLPPHLVGAAFPFGLSPSAVMQDPRLQALNLSRQVPHVLQSGAVPEEYLRSGFRPYGSAEELRVSSLPLGLDPGTAAYFHSGYLSHPTLSAYRMDESLCLSALRSPYYQLPAGGALPSLHPSAAHLHLPGVRYPADLTHQSLSALQTERLQMEDNLRQRERERERDKERALEAEREREREKERERERERELERQKERAKEREAQVVRAMEKNCRRQELHTLSPRQHGEDRAKLGDRLTAHRAEKTKEASALAPQPLQPGVYPLVCGPAPQHAPYPSPSPLLSPCGCLGPGGGAVQGSLAATLFQRRGEEERWMARPQRLRAETEDRPGPAPEPRQHGPELGAEPREAHRNGQRSNSHHLDMSVRDLPHHLGAPPPLISPRPSQRDHPPNPPTTLWNPASLIDSPSHTRRGYDPPNRAPPGLMKPERSEEGHRRPECPERGPPPRTHALLEPGAFLTDMEKSTQSILNQRRASLCVSGPCGEPRGPKRAGSPIRATLQSPGRATESGMVYDQALQQHRKLLSKLDLEEKRRREARDKGYYHNDSSDESDEEEMRAHLQRVAKQPPLKLDQSKKKLDFLSVFGLTTLSQRDKLLERKRRKRRRMMKERSPSPGPAQGKRQTPWTAARPLTTRYSPEEMDRGPELEDKKHFLNMFNLNHVSTEQRIEKEKVVNLLNAIKQKAVTLDTLRYATDTPCSSPPVASDLAVRSTPCQSNGVTCPDSPRPPSTPGPHRPLHPDLHRPPSEPPHPKEPPPLAPLHSQAHYGEAHPNRRPPGLQANGRPAPGAPRERGPVPNGLSSGARPWESLSAEEFAQHFHQSVLQSTQKSKQKHKGVPGLAESNHKVNNSMRYNPPDHQGPPSRLPYSYTNGHSCYSPAHRGPSGLSDEHSAEEESSEEDNNDEEESYSPKWKGIEAIFEAYQEYAAERSLESEVLQTECRRLEAQHYHLSVTADQLSVSMGELLAQRQRLALERERMHAQLEHFRRCLVLPTGHLRRGHYKGLPPR from the exons GCATGAGCCATGAGCCAAAGTCGCCATCATTAGGCATGATCTCCACGGCAACGCGCACCACAGCAACCATCAGCCCTCTCACCCCATCCCCCATCAACGGAGTGGTGTTGGCCAATGGAAACCCGGCGTCCCAGTCCGCGCACTCTGGATTTGCTGCCGCTCTCCGTAAACTGGCCAAGCAGGCGGAAGAACCCCGAG GCTCAGCTTCCATCAGTGGTGAGTCATCACCTGTTTCTTCCCCGGCCACCAATCACAGTTCTCCTGTGGGCACGCCCAAGCGGGGTCCCCTGGGGTCAGGGGCGGGGTTAGGGGCTCTCCCCGGGGCCCACAGTGTGTCCAGCACCCCACCCGTGGTCACCATCGCCCCCACCAAAACCGTCAATGGGCTTTGGAGGAGTGAGgggagacag GCTGAAGCTGTACTGAGAGGAGCCGGACGAGGGCGTCTGGCCTCGGACCCGCCCACGTCTGCCCAGGACAAGAgcaccacctctctccctcctcacctGGTGGGGGCGGCCTTCCCTTTTGGCCTGAGCCCCAGTGCAGTGATGCAGGACCCTCGTCTGCAAGCCCTTAA TTTGTCACGACAGGTGCCTCACGTCCTGCAGTCGGGGGCGGTGCCAGAGGAATACCTGCGCAGTGGGTTCCGCCCCTACGGCTCTGCCGAGGAGCTGCGTGTGTCCTCGCTCCCCCTAGGGCTGGACCCTGGTACTGCAGCTTACTTCCACTCAGGATATCTCTCTCACCCCACGCTTTCTGCCTACAG AATGGATGAGTCCCTCTGTTTATCTGCCCTGCGGTCACCCTACTACCAGCTGCCAGCGGGGGGAGCCTTgccatctctccatccttctgcGGCCCACCTCCACTTGCCAGGGGTGCGCTACCCAGCAGACCTTACCCATCAGTCCCTGTCTGCCCTGCAGACTGAGAg GCTGCAGATGGAAGACAATCTTCGCCAGCGTGAGAGGGAAAGGGAGCGAGATAAGGAGAGAGCTCTCGAGGCTGAGCGAGAACGGGaacgagagaaggagagagagagggagagagagagggagctggaacgacaaaaagagagagcgaaagagcgAGAGGCCCAAGTGGTGCGGGCGATGGAGAAGAACTGTAGGAGGCAGGAGCTGCACACCCTGTCTCCCAGACAGCACGGCGAGGACAGAGCCAAGCTGGGGGACAGACTGACAGCACACCGTGCAG AGAAGACCAAAGAGGCCTCAGCTCTGGCTCCTCAGCCCCTGCAGCCTGGTGTGTATCCGTTGGTGTGTGGCCCCGCCCCCCAACACGCCCCCTACCCCTCACCCAGCCCGCTGCTCTCTCCGTGCGGTTGCTTGGGGCCCGGCGGCGGGGCCGTGCAGGGCTCACTGGCCGCCACGCTGTTCCAGCGCCGcggggaggaggagaggtggatgGCCAGGCCGCAGAGGCTCCGCGCCGAAACCGAGGACAGGCCGGGCCCCGCGCCCGAACCCCGACAGCACGGCCCGGAGCTGGGCGCCGAGCCCCGGGAGGCGCACAGGAACGGGCAGAG ATCTAACTCACACCACCTGGACATGAGTGTCAGAGACCTACCTCACCACTTGGGGGCACcacctcctctcatctcccccaGACCCAGCCAGCGAGACCACCCTCCTAATCCTCCCACCACTCTGTGGAACCCTGCCTCCCTCATCGACTCTCCCTCGCACACACGTCGAGGGTACGACCCGCCGAACCGCGCTCCCCCGGGGCTAATGAAGCCTGAGCGGAGCGAGGAGGGGCACAGGAGGCCAGAGTGCCCAGAGAGAGGCCCTCCTCCACGTACACATGCCCTCCTCGAACCTGGTGCCTTCCTCACGGATATGGAGAAGTCGACGCAGAGCATTCTGAACCAGCGGAgggcctctctctgtgtctctggccCCTGCGGAGAGCCCCGGGGCCCTAAAAGAGCAGGCTCTCCCATCAGGGCCACCCTGCAGAGCCCTGGTCGCGCCACGGAGTCCGGGATGGTGTACGACCAGGCACTGCAGCAGCACAGGAAACTCCTTAGCAAGCTGGACTTGGAGGAGAAGAGACGTAGGGAGGCCAGAGACAAGG GTTATTATCACAACGACTCCTCTGATGAGAGCGATGAAGAGGAGATGCGAGCCCACCTCCAGAGAGTGGCGAAGCAGCCCCCTCTCAAACTGGACCAGTCGAAGAAG AAACTGGACTTCCTGAGCGTGTTCGGCCTCACCACTCTCTCCCAACGCGACAAGCTactggagaggaagaggaggaagaggaggaggatgatgaaggAGCGCAGCCCCTCCCCAGGGCCAGCGCAGGGCAAGCGTCAGACACCTTGGACGGCTGCCCGCCCCCTCACCACGCGCTACTCTCCCGAAGAGATGGACAGGGGGCCCGAATTAGAGGACAAGAAACACTTCCTCAATATGTTCAACCTCAACCATGTCAGCACAGAGCAAAGGATAG agaaagagaaagtagTAAATTTGCTAAATGCCATTAAACAGAAAGCGGTGACTCTCGACACACTGCGATatgccacagacacaccctgCTCCAGTCCCCCTGTAGCTTCTG ATCTTGCGGTGCGTTCCACTCCCTGCCAGTCGAATGGCGTGACCTGCCCAGATTCGCCGCGGCCCCCCTCGACACCCGGTCCTCACAGGCCCCTGCACCCTGACCTCCACAGACCCCCATCTGAGCCTCCACACCCTAAAGAGCCTCCTCCACTAGCCCCTCTCCACAGCCAGGCTCACTATGGAGAGGCTCACCCCAACAGGAGGCCCCCTGGCCTGCAGGCCAACGGCAGGCCCGCCCCCGGCGCGCCCAGGGAGCGCGGCCCCGTGCCAAACGGACTGAGCAGCGGGGCCCGGCCCTGGGAGAGCCTCAGCGCTGAGGAGTTCGCCCAGCACTTCCACCAATCCGTGCTGCAGTCCACGCAGAAATCCAAGCAGAAGCACAAAG GTGTCCCTGGACTGGCTGAGTCCAACCATAAGGTTAACAACTCCATGCGCTATAACCCTCCAGACCACCAGGGGCCACCGAGCAGGTTGCCTTACTCTTACACCAACGGCCACTCCTGCTACTCCCCAGCCCACCGTGGGCCTTCAGGGTTGAGTGACGAGCACTCTGCTGAGGAAGAGTCCAGCGAGGAAGACAACAATGACGAAGAAGAGTCTTACAGTCCCAAATGGAAGGGTATCGAGGCCATATTCGAAGCATATCAGGAGTACGCAGCTG AGAGAAGTCTAGAGAGTGAGGTTCTGCAGACCGAGTGCAGGAGGCTGGAAGCTCAACACTATCATCTGAGTGTGACAGCCGATCAGCTCTCTGTCAGTATGGGG GAGCTGTTGGCGCAGAGGCAGAGGCTGGCActggagagagagcgcatgcaCGCTCAACTCGAGCACTTCCGGAGGTGCTTGGTACTGCCCACAGGGCACTTGCGCAGGGGCCACTATAAGGGACTTCCCCCGAGGTGA
- the LOC113573145 gene encoding genetic suppressor element 1-like isoform X3, with protein MSHEPKSPSLGMISTATRTTATISPLTPSPINGVVLANGNPASQSAHSGFAAALRKLAKQAEEPRGSASISGESSPVSSPATNHSSPVGTPKRGPLGSGAGLGALPGAHSVSSTPPVVTIAPTKTVNGLWRSEGRQAEAVLRGAGRGRLASDPPTSAQDKSTTSLPPHLVGAAFPFGLSPSAVMQDPRLQALNLSRQVPHVLQSGAVPEEYLRSGFRPYGSAEELRVSSLPLGLDPGTAAYFHSGYLSHPTLSAYRMDESLCLSALRSPYYQLPAGGALPSLHPSAAHLHLPGVRYPADLTHQSLSALQTERLQMEDNLRQRERERERDKERALEAEREREREKERERERERELERQKERAKEREAQVVRAMEKNCRRQELHTLSPRQHGEDRAKLGDRLTAHRAEKTKEASALAPQPLQPGVYPLVCGPAPQHAPYPSPSPLLSPCGCLGPGGGAVQGSLAATLFQRRGEEERWMARPQRLRAETEDRPGPAPEPRQHGPELGAEPREAHRNGQRSNSHHLDMSVRDLPHHLGAPPPLISPRPSQRDHPPNPPTTLWNPASLIDSPSHTRRGYDPPNRAPPGLMKPERSEEGHRRPECPERGPPPRTHALLEPGAFLTDMEKSTQSILNQRRASLCVSGPCGEPRGPKRAGSPIRATLQSPGRATESGMVYDQALQQHRKLLSKLDLEEKRRREARDKGYYHNDSSDESDEEEMRAHLQRVAKQPPLKLDQSKKKLDFLSVFGLTTLSQRDKLLERKRRKRRRMMKERSPSPGPAQGKRQTPWTAARPLTTRYSPEEMDRGPELEDKKHFLNMFNLNHVSTEQRIEKEKVVNLLNAIKQKAVTLDTLRYATDTPCSSPPVASDLAVRSTPCQSNGVTCPDSPRPPSTPGPHRPLHPDLHRPPSEPPHPKEPPPLAPLHSQAHYGEAHPNRRPPGLQANGRPAPGAPRERGPVPNGLSSGARPWESLSAEEFAQHFHQSVLQSTQKSKQKHKGVPGLAESNHKVNNSMRYNPPDHQGPPSRLPYSYTNGHSCYSPAHRGPSGLSDEHSAEEESSEEDNNDEEESYSPKWKGIEAIFEAYQEYAAERSLESEVLQTECRRLEAQHYHLSVTADQLSVSMGELLAQRQRLALERERMHAQLEHFRRCLVLPTGHLRRGHYKGLPPR; from the exons ATGAGCCATGAGCCAAAGTCGCCATCATTAGGCATGATCTCCACGGCAACGCGCACCACAGCAACCATCAGCCCTCTCACCCCATCCCCCATCAACGGAGTGGTGTTGGCCAATGGAAACCCGGCGTCCCAGTCCGCGCACTCTGGATTTGCTGCCGCTCTCCGTAAACTGGCCAAGCAGGCGGAAGAACCCCGAG GCTCAGCTTCCATCAGTGGTGAGTCATCACCTGTTTCTTCCCCGGCCACCAATCACAGTTCTCCTGTGGGCACGCCCAAGCGGGGTCCCCTGGGGTCAGGGGCGGGGTTAGGGGCTCTCCCCGGGGCCCACAGTGTGTCCAGCACCCCACCCGTGGTCACCATCGCCCCCACCAAAACCGTCAATGGGCTTTGGAGGAGTGAGgggagacag GCTGAAGCTGTACTGAGAGGAGCCGGACGAGGGCGTCTGGCCTCGGACCCGCCCACGTCTGCCCAGGACAAGAgcaccacctctctccctcctcacctGGTGGGGGCGGCCTTCCCTTTTGGCCTGAGCCCCAGTGCAGTGATGCAGGACCCTCGTCTGCAAGCCCTTAA TTTGTCACGACAGGTGCCTCACGTCCTGCAGTCGGGGGCGGTGCCAGAGGAATACCTGCGCAGTGGGTTCCGCCCCTACGGCTCTGCCGAGGAGCTGCGTGTGTCCTCGCTCCCCCTAGGGCTGGACCCTGGTACTGCAGCTTACTTCCACTCAGGATATCTCTCTCACCCCACGCTTTCTGCCTACAG AATGGATGAGTCCCTCTGTTTATCTGCCCTGCGGTCACCCTACTACCAGCTGCCAGCGGGGGGAGCCTTgccatctctccatccttctgcGGCCCACCTCCACTTGCCAGGGGTGCGCTACCCAGCAGACCTTACCCATCAGTCCCTGTCTGCCCTGCAGACTGAGAg GCTGCAGATGGAAGACAATCTTCGCCAGCGTGAGAGGGAAAGGGAGCGAGATAAGGAGAGAGCTCTCGAGGCTGAGCGAGAACGGGaacgagagaaggagagagagagggagagagagagggagctggaacgacaaaaagagagagcgaaagagcgAGAGGCCCAAGTGGTGCGGGCGATGGAGAAGAACTGTAGGAGGCAGGAGCTGCACACCCTGTCTCCCAGACAGCACGGCGAGGACAGAGCCAAGCTGGGGGACAGACTGACAGCACACCGTGCAG AGAAGACCAAAGAGGCCTCAGCTCTGGCTCCTCAGCCCCTGCAGCCTGGTGTGTATCCGTTGGTGTGTGGCCCCGCCCCCCAACACGCCCCCTACCCCTCACCCAGCCCGCTGCTCTCTCCGTGCGGTTGCTTGGGGCCCGGCGGCGGGGCCGTGCAGGGCTCACTGGCCGCCACGCTGTTCCAGCGCCGcggggaggaggagaggtggatgGCCAGGCCGCAGAGGCTCCGCGCCGAAACCGAGGACAGGCCGGGCCCCGCGCCCGAACCCCGACAGCACGGCCCGGAGCTGGGCGCCGAGCCCCGGGAGGCGCACAGGAACGGGCAGAG ATCTAACTCACACCACCTGGACATGAGTGTCAGAGACCTACCTCACCACTTGGGGGCACcacctcctctcatctcccccaGACCCAGCCAGCGAGACCACCCTCCTAATCCTCCCACCACTCTGTGGAACCCTGCCTCCCTCATCGACTCTCCCTCGCACACACGTCGAGGGTACGACCCGCCGAACCGCGCTCCCCCGGGGCTAATGAAGCCTGAGCGGAGCGAGGAGGGGCACAGGAGGCCAGAGTGCCCAGAGAGAGGCCCTCCTCCACGTACACATGCCCTCCTCGAACCTGGTGCCTTCCTCACGGATATGGAGAAGTCGACGCAGAGCATTCTGAACCAGCGGAgggcctctctctgtgtctctggccCCTGCGGAGAGCCCCGGGGCCCTAAAAGAGCAGGCTCTCCCATCAGGGCCACCCTGCAGAGCCCTGGTCGCGCCACGGAGTCCGGGATGGTGTACGACCAGGCACTGCAGCAGCACAGGAAACTCCTTAGCAAGCTGGACTTGGAGGAGAAGAGACGTAGGGAGGCCAGAGACAAGG GTTATTATCACAACGACTCCTCTGATGAGAGCGATGAAGAGGAGATGCGAGCCCACCTCCAGAGAGTGGCGAAGCAGCCCCCTCTCAAACTGGACCAGTCGAAGAAG AAACTGGACTTCCTGAGCGTGTTCGGCCTCACCACTCTCTCCCAACGCGACAAGCTactggagaggaagaggaggaagaggaggaggatgatgaaggAGCGCAGCCCCTCCCCAGGGCCAGCGCAGGGCAAGCGTCAGACACCTTGGACGGCTGCCCGCCCCCTCACCACGCGCTACTCTCCCGAAGAGATGGACAGGGGGCCCGAATTAGAGGACAAGAAACACTTCCTCAATATGTTCAACCTCAACCATGTCAGCACAGAGCAAAGGATAG agaaagagaaagtagTAAATTTGCTAAATGCCATTAAACAGAAAGCGGTGACTCTCGACACACTGCGATatgccacagacacaccctgCTCCAGTCCCCCTGTAGCTTCTG ATCTTGCGGTGCGTTCCACTCCCTGCCAGTCGAATGGCGTGACCTGCCCAGATTCGCCGCGGCCCCCCTCGACACCCGGTCCTCACAGGCCCCTGCACCCTGACCTCCACAGACCCCCATCTGAGCCTCCACACCCTAAAGAGCCTCCTCCACTAGCCCCTCTCCACAGCCAGGCTCACTATGGAGAGGCTCACCCCAACAGGAGGCCCCCTGGCCTGCAGGCCAACGGCAGGCCCGCCCCCGGCGCGCCCAGGGAGCGCGGCCCCGTGCCAAACGGACTGAGCAGCGGGGCCCGGCCCTGGGAGAGCCTCAGCGCTGAGGAGTTCGCCCAGCACTTCCACCAATCCGTGCTGCAGTCCACGCAGAAATCCAAGCAGAAGCACAAAG GTGTCCCTGGACTGGCTGAGTCCAACCATAAGGTTAACAACTCCATGCGCTATAACCCTCCAGACCACCAGGGGCCACCGAGCAGGTTGCCTTACTCTTACACCAACGGCCACTCCTGCTACTCCCCAGCCCACCGTGGGCCTTCAGGGTTGAGTGACGAGCACTCTGCTGAGGAAGAGTCCAGCGAGGAAGACAACAATGACGAAGAAGAGTCTTACAGTCCCAAATGGAAGGGTATCGAGGCCATATTCGAAGCATATCAGGAGTACGCAGCTG AGAGAAGTCTAGAGAGTGAGGTTCTGCAGACCGAGTGCAGGAGGCTGGAAGCTCAACACTATCATCTGAGTGTGACAGCCGATCAGCTCTCTGTCAGTATGGGG GAGCTGTTGGCGCAGAGGCAGAGGCTGGCActggagagagagcgcatgcaCGCTCAACTCGAGCACTTCCGGAGGTGCTTGGTACTGCCCACAGGGCACTTGCGCAGGGGCCACTATAAGGGACTTCCCCCGAGGTGA